The genomic region ACCCGTTGCCAAGGGCCACCGCAGCAACATCGGCCGTAGCCAGATCCTGGAGTTGCCTGGTGATCTGGAATTCCACGTTCTCACGAAGTGCACTGCTCGTCGTGACCAGGATGGGAAGGGCGTCGACATCGTGTTCGGCCTGAGCGAGGAGGTCGGCGGCCACGAGGTGGGGATCGGCCGAGTCCTCGGCAATGACAACGATCTCGCTGGGCCCTGCCAACCCGTCGATACCGATCTCGCCGAACAAGTGCTTCTTGGCCGCTGTCACCCAACGATTCCCCGGACCGACGACCAGGTCACATGGCGGGGAGAGGATGCCGAACGAGAGTGCGGCCACGGCCTGTGCGCCCCCCACTTTGAGCAGCCCATCGGCGCCGGCCAGCGCCGCGACGGCCATCGTGAGCCGGGTCGGTTTGGGAGAGGCCACCCAGACGGCCTCGACACCCGCAACCCTGGCTGGGATCACGGTCATCAAGACCGAGGAAGGGAGCGGATACCGGCCGCCCGGCGCATAGGCCCCGGCAGTTCTCACGGGGATCCACGAATGTCCGGCCCGCCCTCCCGGCACCTCCACATCGATGTCGTCGATGGCGTCCCGCTGCGCTTGGGCAAAGGATCTGATCTGTTG from bacterium BMS3Abin02 harbors:
- the hisD gene encoding histidinol dehydrogenase yields the protein MSEWLRLISNADAVRDRRRPVDSGTLREAALIVEDIRRDGEVALRRHSERLGDITPGETLVAIRRDLDEALAGLDECRRRLLDRAAQQIRSFAQAQRDAIDDIDVEVPGGRAGHSWIPVRTAGAYAPGGRYPLPSSVLMTVIPARVAGVEAVWVASPKPTRLTMAVAALAGADGLLKVGGAQAVAALSFGILSPPCDLVVGPGNRWVTAAKKHLFGEIGIDGLAGPSEIVVIAEDSADPHLVAADLLAQAEHDVDALPILVTTSSALRENVEFQITRQLQDLATADVAAVALGNGFCTVVDDLEQAAALSEQIGPEHLALHVSDPETLAGKLGSYGSLFMGEASAEAFADYGIGPNHVLPTGGGARFQSGLSVMTFLKSPTWIRLTKPREVVADSAALARIEGLEAHARAAELRG